The sequence CACACCTGCACAAAACACATAGTTTACTCATGACTTCTCCACCATTTGGCTTGGTGCTGTAGTGACCAACTCACAAACATGATGAAGGGGATGGTGGTAAGTTTTGGGAGGACCAGGTCAAAGCTTAACACCGTTTCCATGCGGGGAGAGTAAGTGAAGGCGGTGAGGAGCTACAaatacctgggtgttcacctggACTGGTGATGCAGCACCAAGGCTGTTTACAGTAAAGAACAGATGTAACTCTACTTCCTGaggaaacatttctttttaaaaaatacagcagTTTTTGTTGCGGCCATCTTTTGGCGCAGCATCACAGCCGGTGACACCAGGAAGCCAAACAGGACAGTTTGGCTCTGAAATCTCCGTTACAACCCAAAACAGCTCGAGAGGGTTTATCAGCAGGAGGCTCCTTTGACCCTCTGGTAGTAAGAACAGATGCAGGACCGCTGTTtcttaaattcagttttttatatttgttatcTTGTATCTTGTAGTATTGCagcttgcatgtgtgtgtactctggcttttatttataaaagctgttgtgtgtttttaataatcTGTATTTGCAGTACTGCAGTCTTTTTAAGaggtttaataaaataaacagaccTAACTAACCAACACCAAAGATAGGAAATCAACCCATCTACCCACCAACCAAGACAACCCAAACCCAACTAATACTACCTCTAATAACCAACCGACTAAAACTCAACCCAACTCTAACCCTCCAAACCCAAAAGAAAACCAAGCAATTTACAACCAACCAAAACAACCTAGTAGGGccgggccatatcataccgttcacggtgataccggtgtaatgttcataagaaaatgaaatatggcgatAGAATGTGGGTAAAACGCGcgtgcgcagtgcctttgtttacatacgcacatggcggcgacgcagaatgagaagagcgaaagtggatcgttgaatgaaacagatgaaccagaactggtttgtaaaaatgctgcaacttcagtggtgtggaactggtttagctttcgtccgtcagatacacaacaaagcactatttatggtagcgcatgctagcgggccgccgttattaccgtgttgtttggaatatacggcacacttaaaatcaatcctttgatttttctgaaagttgACAGAGCCCcgtataatcccgtgtgccttatgtatgaactctggttgtgttactgacctcgaaacgattttatgtgcacggcgctcaaaaatctgtcacatgtttcagtacgactttgctgagctacgaagccgcaccgcttgatgggtTGTTACGGCtgtcgtaggcggagcctcgcggagtgatacgtactgtgcttcaccataatattaccgtattgtgtgtataagctctttttaagttttgtggatattatacatggttatgctgaggatatgtcggccaatttccactggaaacgccttttggttaaactgccaGCAaagaatttgcactgttacatttttatataactttaatgcagataaaacagctgcttgtttaagtgaaaatacattgatggtttttttcccactaataaagttgtggagttgtaaagtattttgtctcgtgtcaattatatcgtcagttatatcgttatcgcaaaatttcaaatgtatatcgtgatgaATATTtatggtcatatcgccctgctctacaaCCTAACCTTTAccaaaccaataaaaacaaccATCCAATCAACAAGCCTACCTCCTAACCAACCAATTAAAACAAACCAACCACCACAAACTCTACCAGTACCATCTAAAAACCAACCaattaaaatacaacaaaaagaaaaaacctcaaCCTACATATCTGCCtaccaaaaaacccccaatgaAAACAAAGCCAACCTACCACCTATAGCCTACACCAGCATTCCTGTCAAGTAAAAAGAAGCCAGAGATTAAACTCGACTCTTTCGCTGTTTTCTCACATATGTAATCTTTTGATTGTCTGAAACATGCATCTCTCACTATGATCACCAGCTTCTCTCTTTACAGCATAAAACTGCATTTACAGTGCAGTCAGGTAACACGAGAGCACAGAGTGCCTCTTACCGATGAGGCCTCCGGGAGCAGCGTACTGCAGATCGTTGTGCTCGGCGAACAGAGAGACGATCTTTGAGAAGATGGGTTTGCACATCAGCTTTCCCTCCTGGTCTTTGGACACAATACCTGGCCGCACCTCGATCTCCTGACCCACCTGGACACGCAGAGAAAGGCAGAGCAGAGTAAGGCGTTTGTGACTTCACACTGCTTCAAATCACCAATAATGTACTGATAAATACACTCTTACCTTGAGTACACCCTTAAGGATACTTCCTCCGGCCACACCTCCTTTCAGGTCGTCGACCTCACAGCCGGGTTTGTTCACATCAAAGGATCGAATgactgaaacacaaaacacagaacattaaaacaaaaactcgaAACACTTACATAAAAGAatcaatgtttgtgtttttactcaTCTTACCAATGAGTCTGGGCTCGGATGTGAAATCTCTGACGGGCACGGGGATCATTTTGACGATGTACTCACAAACCACCTCGATGTTGTACTTCAGCTGGGCTGAGATGGGAATGATGGGAGCGCCCTCGGCCACTGTGCCTGCAGGAGGAACATTAAAAGCATTTTCACTTCAGAGTTCATCtaattgtgtttttgctgcAGAGCGCTGCGTGGCATGGGAGTTTCAAAAGGGGCAACGAGCAGCAACGGAAAGAAAACCctcaaacacatacaaaaaataaataaatccttcaTTTGCTCTTTCAAACCTTAAATGGAAGTGAAACttaacttaaaaaatatatatctttgaCATATATGTACAACAGAACTAACGCAGGGTTTGGACAGTGTAAATTCTGTAAACCCTGCttaaataaagtgtttaaaGCTCCAGTGGGTCGTATTCTGAGTGCAAGGTTGTatcattttaactttttaattattCTATCATAAAaaccacacatgcatgcatgttaTATTAAAGGTTGCAGTGTTTCCTGGTGCTTTAAGTGACATTTCCTTTCCAGAAGTTAAAGTCTGGGAAACAACGGTGGTAAAATACGAAGGCTAAGTTGAGTAAAACTGCTAAACCGTCACACCTGAAATTCTAGAAATGGGCTACAAAATCTTTAAAGGGCTGACTCACCCTGCACGAAGGCCAGGATCTGCTCATACTGCTCTTTAGCCTGGCTCTCCTTCACCAGGTCAATCTTGTTCTGCAGGATGAGGATGTGCTTCAGCTTCATGATTTCAATGGCGGCCAGATGCTCTGATGTCTGGGGCTGGGGACACGACTCATTCCCAGCTGGCAGTTGAAgaggacacaaaaacacaacgaGACAATTTTAATGTTTGGAGTCAGAGATGAGCACGATGCTGACTTTCTAATGTCATTAATCCTGGTAAAAGCATGGTCTGTTATATCCACCTCCTCTTTATCTGAACAGGGATAAGTTACCTGATTAGCGCCACTACAAAGCCAATTAAGGGGAAATGTGACAGTGCAATAAAGACGAAACACTCTTTCATAACACCTCAGCTTAATCAAAGTTTTCAGAGACCCACCAATCAGCAGGAGAGCTGCGTCCATAACGGCTGCTCCGTTCAACATAGTTGCCATCAAAATGTCGTGACCGGGACAGTCCACGAACGACACATGTCTGTGAGGAAGAAGACAGCCAACAGTCACCTTCATTTTCCCTCATTTACTTTATTTCTATTGTGCTCAAACATTCAATTTCTTCTCCAGAACAGAAAAGATCCCGAAAACATTTAGTTCACCatcaaaaagttgtttttttgtttgaggATTCAGAGGTTCAGCCTCTGCATTAATGATAAAATGCTTTGCCTGTTCAGGTCTTACCTGACCAGTTTGAAGTTGCCCTTGGTGCCAGTGATGTCTGTGGGAAACTCGTCTGGAGTGCTGCTGCCACATGACCTGTAGCACTCTGGCCGGGGACAGCTGGGATCATCCAGCTTGTAGACCTACGACGTGTGGAAGAGAAGCAAAAACGTGAACTCCTCATCAGCATCTGTAAACCAGCGTTCATTCAGGAGGGGGCAGAGCTACGTTTGAGATATTcagcacacacagcagctgcagtcggcagtttttattgtgtttagcgCTCAGTTTCACTTGACTACAAATACGATCTTTGTTTTGACTTCTTCTCTGTGACTCAAGCTCAAAGCtaaaaggaacaacaacagcacaaccaACAGTTCTTCCATATGTTCTACGCCGCCCCCTGGTGTCAACATGTAGAGAAACCCTTGGAAACCAAAATCAGCAAAATTATAAAGCAGAAAATTTCATCAGGGTGTCATTTGTTTACGCATATTTAGCATTTATACTATTTACACCTAGATGTTTTCCAGATAAGCAAACTAACACTCCATGATtgagctgatcattgatcaggtTTAAGCATTACTCACACAGACCTAGATATCAGCTGGCAACCGCCCACCAACCAGTGGTcaataaggaaaataaagttATTCCTCACTATAAACCACCAAATTTGAGCACTTACTGGAGGACTGCAGACCAGAATGTAGTCCTATGTGATGGGGGCTTTTCTCACCCACCAAAGGCTCGTTTTAAGGCATGAAAACCGTGACATGTAGAAGGAGGTCTGCAGATTTCAATCCTACCAGTCCGCAGAGTTTAATCAGCAATATTTGGACCCCA is a genomic window of Astatotilapia calliptera chromosome 9, fAstCal1.2, whole genome shotgun sequence containing:
- the eif2s3 gene encoding eukaryotic translation initiation factor 2 subunit 3; its protein translation is MAGDESGTTLGQPHLAKQDLSTLDVSTLTPLSPEIISRQATINIGTIGHVAHGKSTVVKAISGVHTVRFKNELERNITIKLGYANAKVYKLDDPSCPRPECYRSCGSSTPDEFPTDITGTKGNFKLVRHVSFVDCPGHDILMATMLNGAAVMDAALLLIAGNESCPQPQTSEHLAAIEIMKLKHILILQNKIDLVKESQAKEQYEQILAFVQGTVAEGAPIIPISAQLKYNIEVVCEYIVKMIPVPVRDFTSEPRLIVIRSFDVNKPGCEVDDLKGGVAGGSILKGVLKVGQEIEVRPGIVSKDQEGKLMCKPIFSKIVSLFAEHNDLQYAAPGGLIGVGTKIDPTLCRADRMVGQVLGAVGALPEIFTELEISYFLLRRLLGVRTEGDKKAAKVQKLSKNEVLMVNIGSLSTGGRVSAVKADLAKIVLTNPVCTEVGEKIALSRRVEKHWRLIGWGQIRRGVTITPTVDDD